The genomic window CGAATGGCGCGATCGAGGGTGTCAGCGTCACCGGATCCGTGGTGTACGACGGCGGCTTACTGGTGCCGATCTCGGGTCAACTGCGCAAGCGCACAACCGCGATGGCAGCGGATGGACAAACGACAAGCACGCTCGATCTCCGCTTCGAACTCATTTCGGATTCGTTTCAGAAGCACTAGGGCGGCGCCCTACGGGCGCCGGGCAAGCGAGGCTTGCCCTACTACAGTTTCCACTGCCATGCGTTCCAGAACGGGCTCACGGCGTGGGCCGGCCGGTAGTTCTGGAGTGCCACCGTCGCCACGTCTTGACGCTGCTGGAACCAGAGCACGATTATCGGCAAATCCTCCGCGAGGATCTGCTGGACGCGGTCGTAATCCCGCTTGCGACCCGCGATGCGATAGTCCGCGATACCGGAGTTCTCCGCGGCATCGAGTTTGCGATCGCAGTAGTGATAGATATTCCAACCCGCAGGCGGCGCCATCGCGCACATGAACAGCTGAGACTCGTCTGGATCCACGCCGTTCGCCCAGTCTTCTATCGCCACGTCGAAGCGGCCGTTCTGCTCGATGCCGCCGTTCGCCTTATCGTCGTATAACCGATCGGACGCGTAGTTCGTGATGGTCGCACGTACGCCGATGCGAAGCCACTCTCGCTGGATGTAGCGCTGTGCGTCCGAAATGGTCTGATCTCCGAGGGCTCCGACCATCTCGAGGTTCATGGGGATGCCGTTCTTGCGCCGGATGCCGCCCTTGCCGACGCGCCAACCTGCGGCGTCGAGCAGCCTCGCGGCCGCCGCCGGGTCGTACGGATCTGCCTTGAGAGCGTTGTCGTGCGCCCAGAAAAACGGCGGTTGATCGCTGTCCGCCGGAAAGTTGACGCCGTGCGTCACGTGTTCGACCAGGCCTTCACGGTCGATCGCATATGCGAGCGCGTGGCGAACGCGCGGATCGCGTAGTTGGGGGCGGCTAAGATTCAGACCGACGTCGGTCCAGCGCGTGAACGGGTAGAGATAGACGGTCGTGCCGCCGATCCCGTGCAGTTCGGGCTCTAGAGCCTGTGCGGCGTCTTCGTAGAAATCGATCTTCTGCGCTTTCAGCTGCTCCAGAATCTTCTCGTCGCTCGCGATGTACTGATAGTCGATCTCTTTGAGCCCGGGCGCGCCTCGCCAGTAGAGCGGATTTGCAGCGAGCTTGACCCGCCCGTCCGCATTTGACGTCACGCGGAACGGTCCGGTTCCGACGGGAATTTGATCGTACCCGATCTTGTTCAGATCCGCATACTTCGAGAGCAAGTGCTCGGGGAGAATGCAAAATGACGATGCGGACATGGAGAAGAAGGTCGCCACGAACGGCGCGTAGCGTCGCTTCAGATGCACGACCAGCGTATGAGCATTTGGGGCATCGATGCTTTTTATCTGATCGTACCCTTGGCGGCTGCCCGTGTCGTTGCGGGGATTCATAACCTGGCGCCACGAGAAGATGACGTCCTTTGCGGTGAACGGCGCTCCGTCTTGCCATACAACACCGGTACGCAAGTGATACATTATGGTGAGACCGTCACCGGTCACTCCGCCGTTGTCGGGGGTCGGAACCGCGGTCGCAAGTTCCGGCACAAACTGATCTTGGTCGTTCCACAAGAACAAATAGCTGCCCCATAGCAGCGAAAGATCGGTATCGATGACCTGTGTGCCGATCAACGGGTTGAGATTGTCGGGTTTCTGATCGCCGGCCATGCGAAGAAGGCCGTCGGTCGAGACGCGCGGTCTCGCAGATCCAATCGATGCTTCCGTGACGGCACTCGACGGCGTGCATGCGCTGAGTCCAACAGCCGCCGCCGCGAACAACGCGAAAGCCGCGGCGCGTCCGGGCCTG from Candidatus Eremiobacteraceae bacterium includes these protein-coding regions:
- a CDS encoding peptide ABC transporter substrate-binding protein; the protein is MIARPGRAAAFALFAAAAVGLSACTPSSAVTEASIGSARPRVSTDGLLRMAGDQKPDNLNPLIGTQVIDTDLSLLWGSYLFLWNDQDQFVPELATAVPTPDNGGVTGDGLTIMYHLRTGVVWQDGAPFTAKDVIFSWRQVMNPRNDTGSRQGYDQIKSIDAPNAHTLVVHLKRRYAPFVATFFSMSASSFCILPEHLLSKYADLNKIGYDQIPVGTGPFRVTSNADGRVKLAANPLYWRGAPGLKEIDYQYIASDEKILEQLKAQKIDFYEDAAQALEPELHGIGGTTVYLYPFTRWTDVGLNLSRPQLRDPRVRHALAYAIDREGLVEHVTHGVNFPADSDQPPFFWAHDNALKADPYDPAAAARLLDAAGWRVGKGGIRRKNGIPMNLEMVGALGDQTISDAQRYIQREWLRIGVRATITNYASDRLYDDKANGGIEQNGRFDVAIEDWANGVDPDESQLFMCAMAPPAGWNIYHYCDRKLDAAENSGIADYRIAGRKRDYDRVQQILAEDLPIIVLWFQQRQDVATVALQNYRPAHAVSPFWNAWQWKL